One region of Armigeres subalbatus isolate Guangzhou_Male chromosome 3, GZ_Asu_2, whole genome shotgun sequence genomic DNA includes:
- the LOC134223848 gene encoding selenoprotein BthD-like has product MPPKKAGKSKSSVKSKPSEKSEKAPGKKGKKGKKGKKQKVDKNLLYCDDKHFDPELAIITVEHCLKCPIYREMAEKIYAEICSTFPDSKFKLIRNDFDRLEAREGAFELFLAKNCRLPNQQLWSGIDRGPPRREKFPLDVTTLIPLIDKELNTQDNKKTFLKTL; this is encoded by the coding sequence ATGCCACCGAAGAAAGCCGGGAAATCAAAATCATCTGTTAAGTCTAAACCCTCCGAAAAATCCGAAAAGGCTCCTggcaaaaaaggaaaaaaaggcaAGAAGGGCAAAAAGCAAAAGGTGGACAAAAATCTGCTATACTGTGACGACAAGCACTTCGATCCGGAGCTGGCCATCATTACGGTGGAACATTGCTTGAAGTGTCCCATCTACCGAGAAATGGCCGAAAAAATCTACGCCGAAATTTGCTCAACTTTTCCGGACAGCAAGTTTAAGTTGATCCGGAACGATTTCGATCGTCTGGAAGCCCGAGAAGGTGCTTTCGAGCTCTTCCTAGCGAAAAACTGCCGTCTACCGAACCAACAGCTGTGGAGCGGCATAGATCGAGGACCTCCTCGGCGGGAGAAATTTCCACTGGATGTAACCACTTTAATTCCACTGATCGATAAAGAACTAAACACACAAGACAATAAAAAGACATTTTTGAAAACCCTCTAA